The window ATTTTCGATGCCATAGAAGATAAACTACTTCTTCGAAACTAGCATTCTCTGTTAAATCATCAATATTGTATCCTGCATAAGTAAGCGTATCATCAATGATTGAACTAACTGAGGAGGATGTTGCAACTACCCCTTCAAGACCACGTGTTACTGTCATATAAAATCCTCTCCTTTTAAATGAATTCCCCATAAACACAAAAAAATTCCCCATACCCAGATGTCTGTAAAATATTTTATTCGAAGAAACAAGAATTATCAGAAAGAATTTTCTGAATTTTATTCCAGAGACACATATGGTCTCCTTAGTAAGAAATCGGCTGCTGTTAGCAGTCGATAATAACCTGAATAATTTAGTAAATATCTTCTAATTGAGCGAGTGTTCATTTTTTTGCAAAAAAAGAAAATGCTTACAATATTAGTAACTAGGTAATGATACAATTAATACAACTATTATTATAAACAATTATCAGACTTTTGTGAACGAAAAGAATTTTAAATTCTAAAAAAAATATTTTTTTGGAAATTATATTAAAATATTTCGAGTATTTTCATGGCTAAGTAAGCTATTCCAGCACCTATTAAAGGGCCTACTGCAACTCCCTTGAATAAAGAAACAGCAAGTATTGTACCTAACACAAGGGCTGTTGTTATATGAGGATCCTTCGCCAATAAAGTAACCCCACCCTTTGCCAAAAGTGCAACAGCAATTCCAGATATTAGGGCAATCCAGGCATATGGTGATTTAAAAGCTGCAGTTAAATCCTTAAACCCAATATCACCACTTGCAATGGGCGCTAGAACAGCAATTGTAATGATTGTCACACCCCAATTAATTCCCTTTGACTGCAAATAAGAAAATGCTTTTGCATCAAAGCCAAATAGCTTCATGATCATCAGCACAATTACCGCAATGATAAGTGAGGAATTTTTAGCAATCAAAGCAATGACCAATAATAACAGTAAAAAGAAGGTCGCTTGTGATATCAACTAGTCTCTTCCCTTCCAATGATTCTATATTATATTATCATAACTTTCTGATTCAAAAAAGAATAATGTATTAATGCAAGCTTTAATTTTTAGATAATTTCATACACTTAATTGAATCCTTTTCCAGTTTATTTTCGTATTATGTACTACATTTACTATTCCCATTTTAATAGCTTTCTGATGCAGAATGGTCTACTTTTTCTTTAGGTTACAAGCCTAATATCACGAAAGAGGTGAAATATGATGAACATGGTTTATGTCAATCGAGCCTTTCGTTTTGTTCTTGTGGTCGGTATCACGATTGGTTCCCTGCTGCTTATTTATTACCTTTCAAAGGTTACCTATCCCTTTATTATAGGACTAGCAATTGCATTTTTTATGAATCCGCTTGTTAATTTCCTACAAAAAAAGGGTAAAATACCTCGAGGCCTTTCCGTATTGATAGCTCTTATTATTGCTTTTGCATTTTTTGCGGGACTCCTTACCCTGCTAATAGCAGAGATTGTTTCGGGTGCTGAGTATTTAGCAAAGGTTGTACCGGATCAATTAGATACGTTAATTCGGTATATTGAACATTTAATTGCTTCTCAGATTATCCCTTTCTATGACCAATTGACAAGTCTTTTTAACAGCTTAGGAAGTGGACAGCAGGACACCATTATGAAAAACATTCAAAATGTAGGAAGTACGATTGGAAAAAACCTTGGAGATTTCATTCAACATTTCTTCGCGTTTATCCCAACGATTATTTCATGGTTTCCTAATGCAGCATCTGTATTAATTTTCTCGCTTCTAGCGACTTTTTTCATCAGCAAGGACTGGGACCGTTTAAGGGCTATGGCCGGTCGCATCCTGCCAAACAAAGCTAAATCAAGCAGTCAAAAGGTGATTGCTGATTTACAAAAGGCTTTATTTGGTTTTATTAAGGCGCAGCTGACTCTCATTTCCATAACGACGGTCATCATTTTAATCGGTCTGTTGGTTTTACAGGTTGATTATGCCATTACCATTGCACTTGTTACGGGATTAGTGGATATCCTGCCTTATCTTGGTACTGGGTTAATCTTTGTCCCCTGGATTATATATGAGGTCATAACAGGGAATATCAATATGGCTATCGGACTCGGTATCTTATACATAGTGGTTCTTGTACAACGACAAGTTATGGAACCAAAGGTTCTTTCCTCCAGTATCGGAATGGATCCATTAGCAACATTAATTGCCCTTTTTGTCGGTTTTAAGTTAATTGGTTTTTTAGGATTAATTATCGGACCAGTGATGCTCGTTATCCTGACAACCCTACACAAAGCGAATGTATTCCGAGATTTATGGAGTTATATTAAAGGGACAGAAATACGCGAATAAAAAAGAGGGTGCCATCACCCTCTTTTTCTTATCTAATAATTGTATACGTACCCTTATTCATCCATTTTTGCAGGAGCTTCAGAATCATTGGTTTAAGCACTGCCCTTGTGGGTGGGAGTAATAAAATCAACCCTAAAATATCGGTTAAAAAACCAGGTGACAACAGCATTACACCGCCAAGAAGGATGCAGACTCCATCAAGTATTTCATCCCCTGGCAGCCGGCCATATGCCAATTGCTCTTGCACTTTTCTAATGGCATTCATCCCTTGCTTTTTTGCCAGATATGAACCGAGTACTCCTGTGATGATAAGAAGTGCAACAGTCGGCCATATCCCAATTGTATTACCCGAAAAAAGGAGAACGCCAATTTCTGCAGCTGGGACTAAAATAAACAACAGGATTAAAACTCTCATTAGATACCTTCACACTCCGATAAGTGATTAAAAGAAAGTAGGGAAGGAATAAATCTCCCTCCCCTACTTTCTATTATAGCACACTTGCATGTCCATTATAGATAACTCCACGCTGGGCATCTACTGTGATTTCCTGACCTTCTTTAAGAATATCGGTTGCATTTTCAACGCCTACTAGTACAGGAATTCCAATGTTCAGACCGACGACAGCAGCATGGCTTGTAAGGCCGCCTTCTTCTGTAATGAGTGCGCTGCATTTTTCAATTGCCGGCACCATTTCCTTATCTGTACCAAAAGTAACAAGAATGGAACCTTCTTTTACTTTCTGAAGAGCTTCCTCTGCGTTTCTGGCAATAACAACCTTTCCATATGCTGTTTTACGGCCAATTCCCTGTGCTTTTGCTAATATATCACCAACAACATGGATTTTCATCAGATTGGTTGTTCCAGTTTCACTTACTGGTACACCAGCAGTAATCACGACTAAATCACCATGTGAGACAAAACCACTCTTTAAGCTTTCATCCACTGTATTTTCGAGCATTTCATCGGTTGTATTGGAGTGTTGACCTAACTGTGCATAAACTCCCCATACAAGCGACAGTCTTCTTAAGACATGATCATTTGCCGTTACAGCAACAATTGGCGCTTTGGGACGATATTTCGAAATCATCTTCGCCGTATATCCGCTTTCAGTCGCCGTAATAATCGCATTCACACCTAAGTTTAATGCTGTATGGGCTACTGATTGTCCAATTGCATCCGTAATCGTATGTTCACTATCTTTGCTATGGTTTGACAATAGCTTTTTATGATCTAATGCAGACTCTGCACGGCAAGCAATGTTATGCATCGTTTCAACCGCTTCGAGCGGATACAGCCCCGCAGCCGTTTCACCTGAAAGCATTATAGCATCTGTACCGTCAAAAATGGCATTTGCTACGTCACTTGCCTCAGCACGAGTTGGTCTTGGATTTCTTTGCATTGAATCCAGCATTTGTGTTGCAGTAATAACCGGTTTTCCTAAGGCATTACATTTTTTAATTAAATTCTTTTGGACAAGAGGAACTTCCTCAGCCGGTATTTCAACACCTAGATCCCCACGGGCAACCATTAAACCATCCGAAACCTCAAGAATTTCATCAATATTATCGACACCTTCTTGATTCTCAATTTTAGGAATGATATGGATATGGGTTGCATTATTTTCTTCAAGTAACTTTTTGATTTCGAGAACATCAGAAGACCTACGTACAAAAGATGCAGCAATAAAATCAATATTTTGTTCAATACCAAACAGAATATCATTAGCATCCTTTTGTGTAATACCAGGTAAATTGACAGACACTCCTGGGACATTTACACCTTTTTTATTTTTTAATGTTCCACTGTTTAATATCTTTACATGAATCTGCCCATTCGGCTTATCGATTTTTTCTACTTCAAGTCCAATTAAACCATCATCAAGTAAAATCTTGGAGCCTATTTCTACATCATCAATTAGCCCTTCATATGTAACAGAGAACTTCTCTGGCGTTCCCTCTACCTCTGTCATCGATACAATAGTAGAACTGCCGGCAGTTAGCTCGATTGCTCCATCGACCATGTTATGTGTACGAATCTCTGGTCCTTTTGTGTCAAGAAGAATAGCTACATTTTTACCAGTCTTGCTAGCAGCCTCACGGATATTCTTAATTCTTTCACCATGCTCTTCATAATTACCATGGGAGAAATTTAATCGTGCTACATTCATTCCAGCTTCAATTAACTTCGTCAACATCTCAACAGTTTCACTAGCTGGTCCAATCGTACAAACAATTTTTGTTTTCTTCATTCCGATATTAACCTCCTGATATGTATATCAACCTTTTTAGATAGATAATTCCTTTGACAATTTTAATAGGTTAAAATCAAGTGTATGTGGTTCTTCTAAAATGTCATTAATATCATGATCGATGACTCGGTTATTGCGAATGCCAACAGCTCTTCCGCCTTTTCCTTCTAGAATCAGTTCAACGGCACCTGCACCAAGACGGCTGGCTAATACACGGTCAAAGGCAGATGGGGATCCACCACGCTGCATGTGACCCAATACAGAGACGCGAGTATCAAAGTTAGTTAATTCCTTAATTTGCTTAGCAAATTCGACTCCACTAATAACGCCCTCGGCCACAACGATAATACTATGCTTTTTACCACGTTCCTGCCCCTTCTTTAGACGAGCACAAACCTCATCCATATCGTAATGATCCTCAGGAATCACAATCGTTTCTGCACCGCCTGCAAGACCTGCCCACAGAGCAATATCACCAGCATTACGTCCCATAACCTCAATAATAAAAGTTCGCTCATGAGATGTAGCCGTATCTCTGATTTTATCGATTGCTTCAATAACTGTGTTTAAAGCCGTATCAAAACCAATTGTATATTGAGTGCCAGCAATATCGTTGTCAATGGTTCCAGGCACACCTACACATGGGAAGCCGTGTGATGTTAGAGCCTGTGCTCCTCTGTATGAGCCGTCACCACCAATAACGACCAAACCCTCTATTCCAAATTTCTTCAGCTGCTCAACACCCTTCAGCTGTCCTTCTTTAGTCTTAAATTCTTCACATCTTGCCGACAAAAGAACAGTGCCGCCTCGGTGGATAATATCTCCAACTGAACCTAGCTCTAGCTTTTTGATGTTACCACTAATCAATCCAGCATAGCCACCGATAATTCCATAAACCTCAACATTATGATATATTGCCTTTCGTACAACTGCCCTGACAGCAGCATTCATGCCTGGAGCATCTCCACCACTTGTTAATACACCAATTCGCTTCATTTTTTTTCCTCCCATCAATACTTTACCAGAAGTAATCAAAATAGATAGAACTATTAATTGAAAAATTTTCGACGAACATTTTATTTAAAGTAAAAAAAAACCGGAACAGTATTAAAATAGCACGAAGAACCCTTTATCTCAACAGAATCTATACATTCACTAAAATAGGCAGAATAATTATTAAAGTGAAAGCGGTTTAATCGAAACTCTCCCATAGCAAACCCTCAAAAAATAGGAAAAAACGTACTTAAACAGTACGTTTTTAATTTACCCCGATATAGTCTTTTAAAAACGAAATTTCACCAATTCGTTTAAACTTATTATACCGATGTTCAACTAATTGCTGCTTATCCAGCTTTTTTAGCTCCTTGAGGGAATCTAGTAGAACTTTTTCGATAAACGCTGCCTGCTGCTTTACATCCTTATGAGCACCGCCCTTTACCTCTGGAATCACATGGTCGATGATGCCTAATTCCTTTAAATCAGGTGCAGTTATTTTCATTGACTCCGCAGCCTGCTTAGCTAACCCAGCATCCTTCCATAGAATCGAGGCGGCACCTTCAGGGGATATAACTGAATACGTTGAATTTTCAAGCATATGCAGATAATTACCTACACCAAGGGCCAGCGCTCCGCCGCTTCCACCTTCACCAATGACAATACAAATAACGGGAACAGTAAAACCAGCCATCTCCATTAAATTCCGAGCAATTGCCTCACTTTGCCCGCGCTCCTCAGCTGATTTACCAGGATAGGCACCCTTTGTATCAATAAAGCAAACGATAGGACGATTGAATTTTTCAGCTTGTTTCATTAAGCGCAAGGCCTTACGATAACCCTCTGGATGTGGCATTCCAAAGTTGCGGCGAATGTTTTCTTTTGTATCTTTTCCCCGCTGATGACCGATTACCGTAATCGGGTGTCCTTGGAATTTTGCTATCCCGCCGACAATGGCCTCATCATCACCAAATGTCCTGTCCCCATGACATTCAAAGAAATCCGTAAACAGCAATGATATATAATCAAGGGTTGTCGGTCTGCCTGCGTGGCGAGCTATTTGAACTCGATCCCATGGTTTAATGTTTTCATATATTTCCTTTTCAAGCTTTAACAGGCGTGTTTCTAGCTTTTCAATTTCAGCCGATAAATCTACTTCTGTATTTTTTGTGAATTCTTTTAAATCGGTAATTTTTCTTCTTAGTTCAAGTATCGGTTTTTCAAATTCCATTTCTCCTACCATTCAGACACCTCCCTTGGACTATGAATATCAAGGATGTTTGTTAGCTGATCTTTTAATTGTAAACGATGGATGACTGCATCGAGCTGCCCATGTTTGAGCTGAAATTCTGCTGTTTGAAAATCCTCCGGAAGCTCTTCTCGAATAGTTTGTTCAATAACTCTTTTTCCTGCAAACCCAATCAAGGCTCCTGGCTCAGCAAGATTATAGTCTCCCAAGGTTGCAAAGCTTGCCGAGACTCCTCCCGTTGTCGGGTGTGTCATTATGGAAATAAAAAGCCCTCCATGATCACTGAATCTCTTTAAGGCTACACTTGTTTTAGCCATTTGCATTAAGCTAAGAACACCCTCCTGCATTCTAGCTCCACCGGAAGCAGTAAAAATAATGAAAGGAAGGGACAGCTCATCTGCCTTTTCTACTGCCAATGTAATTTTTTCACCTACGACAGAGCCCATACTTCCCATCCGGAAAGTAGAATCCATTACAGCGACCACAACCTTATACTGATTAACCGTTCCAATTCCAGTCACAACAGCTTCATTCACCTGTGTTTTTTTCTGGTCCTGCTCAAGCTTCTCGAGATAACCAGGAAAATCGAGCGGGTTCAATGAAGTCATGTCACCATTTAATTCCTCAAAGGAATCTTCATCTAAAAAGGCAGCAATTCTTTCACGTGAATTCATCGTATGATGGTATTCACAATGCAGGCATACCTTCAAATTTTTTATTAACTCTTTCGTATACATGATTTTTTTACAATTAGGACATTTTGTCATGATTCCTTCTGGAACATCCTGCTTCGCATGTTCAGAAGGAATTGTGGCATATTTCTTCTTTGTTTTCGTAAAAATCTCTTTAAGCAAGGTGAGACCTCCCTTATTTATTACATTCTAATGTGGTCAGACCACTTATCTACAGGCTATTTATCTAGTTGGAATCTCGTCCTTACTACACTACTATATATGAAGTTGTAGACAAACCTTGTTATAATCTGTCGTCATTCATTCGACATGCCCCTTAAACGCTGATAGGCTTCGGTAATTTGTTTTTCATCTTTTACTGACAATGCTGTTAACAGCCTAGCGTAATCCTTTTTTACAGGCTTTTGCCCAACTATTTGCACATAGTTATAATAATCCGCTAAAATCACCCAAATTCTTAATAATAAGTGATTTTCAGCCATTTCGACAACCCTTAAAAAGAAGTCATCTTCATCAATGACATCCTCATTCCACCTTTTATCGGTTAAGAAGACATCCATATCAGCTCTTTTTAACATAAGCGCTAAACAATTCTGTTCAATCAGATACTTCGTTTCTTTTATATCTCGTTTGGACTCTTCATCCTGCAAAATAAAAGTACTTAAGAGTGGAATCAGGTGATGACCTTTAAAGTCGCGAATAAAGGTACCCTCGCCCCTTTTTGTTTCAATTAATCCGAGGAGCTCCAAAGCACGTAACGCTTCACGAACAGAAGAGCGTCCAGCATTTAGACGCTCAGATAGTTCACGTTCAGATGGAAGTTTGTCACCAGGCTTTAGACTGTCTTCTGTTATCATGTTCCTTAGTTGTTTTACCACTTCTAAATAGACCTTTGTAACTACTTCTGATGATTTCACTATTAACAATCACTCACTTTTTCCAATTAAGGCAAGCTTGCGGGTTTTTTCTTTAATTTCCTCCGGATCAACATTCAATCTTGCTACACCTGTTTCCATAGCAGCT of the Bacillus tuaregi genome contains:
- the accD gene encoding acetyl-CoA carboxylase, carboxyltransferase subunit beta; translated protein: MLKEIFTKTKKKYATIPSEHAKQDVPEGIMTKCPNCKKIMYTKELIKNLKVCLHCEYHHTMNSRERIAAFLDEDSFEELNGDMTSLNPLDFPGYLEKLEQDQKKTQVNEAVVTGIGTVNQYKVVVAVMDSTFRMGSMGSVVGEKITLAVEKADELSLPFIIFTASGGARMQEGVLSLMQMAKTSVALKRFSDHGGLFISIMTHPTTGGVSASFATLGDYNLAEPGALIGFAGKRVIEQTIREELPEDFQTAEFQLKHGQLDAVIHRLQLKDQLTNILDIHSPREVSEW
- the accA gene encoding acetyl-CoA carboxylase carboxyl transferase subunit alpha, yielding MVGEMEFEKPILELRRKITDLKEFTKNTEVDLSAEIEKLETRLLKLEKEIYENIKPWDRVQIARHAGRPTTLDYISLLFTDFFECHGDRTFGDDEAIVGGIAKFQGHPITVIGHQRGKDTKENIRRNFGMPHPEGYRKALRLMKQAEKFNRPIVCFIDTKGAYPGKSAEERGQSEAIARNLMEMAGFTVPVICIVIGEGGSGGALALGVGNYLHMLENSTYSVISPEGAASILWKDAGLAKQAAESMKITAPDLKELGIIDHVIPEVKGGAHKDVKQQAAFIEKVLLDSLKELKKLDKQQLVEHRYNKFKRIGEISFLKDYIGVN
- the pfkA gene encoding 6-phosphofructokinase, with protein sequence MKRIGVLTSGGDAPGMNAAVRAVVRKAIYHNVEVYGIIGGYAGLISGNIKKLELGSVGDIIHRGGTVLLSARCEEFKTKEGQLKGVEQLKKFGIEGLVVIGGDGSYRGAQALTSHGFPCVGVPGTIDNDIAGTQYTIGFDTALNTVIEAIDKIRDTATSHERTFIIEVMGRNAGDIALWAGLAGGAETIVIPEDHYDMDEVCARLKKGQERGKKHSIIVVAEGVISGVEFAKQIKELTNFDTRVSVLGHMQRGGSPSAFDRVLASRLGAGAVELILEGKGGRAVGIRNNRVIDHDINDILEEPHTLDFNLLKLSKELSI
- a CDS encoding DUF441 domain-containing protein; protein product: MISQATFFLLLLLVIALIAKNSSLIIAVIVLMIMKLFGFDAKAFSYLQSKGINWGVTIITIAVLAPIASGDIGFKDLTAAFKSPYAWIALISGIAVALLAKGGVTLLAKDPHITTALVLGTILAVSLFKGVAVGPLIGAGIAYLAMKILEIF
- a CDS encoding FadR/GntR family transcriptional regulator encodes the protein MKSSEVVTKVYLEVVKQLRNMITEDSLKPGDKLPSERELSERLNAGRSSVREALRALELLGLIETKRGEGTFIRDFKGHHLIPLLSTFILQDEESKRDIKETKYLIEQNCLALMLKRADMDVFLTDKRWNEDVIDEDDFFLRVVEMAENHLLLRIWVILADYYNYVQIVGQKPVKKDYARLLTALSVKDEKQITEAYQRLRGMSNE
- the pyk gene encoding pyruvate kinase, whose protein sequence is MKKTKIVCTIGPASETVEMLTKLIEAGMNVARLNFSHGNYEEHGERIKNIREAASKTGKNVAILLDTKGPEIRTHNMVDGAIELTAGSSTIVSMTEVEGTPEKFSVTYEGLIDDVEIGSKILLDDGLIGLEVEKIDKPNGQIHVKILNSGTLKNKKGVNVPGVSVNLPGITQKDANDILFGIEQNIDFIAASFVRRSSDVLEIKKLLEENNATHIHIIPKIENQEGVDNIDEILEVSDGLMVARGDLGVEIPAEEVPLVQKNLIKKCNALGKPVITATQMLDSMQRNPRPTRAEASDVANAIFDGTDAIMLSGETAAGLYPLEAVETMHNIACRAESALDHKKLLSNHSKDSEHTITDAIGQSVAHTALNLGVNAIITATESGYTAKMISKYRPKAPIVAVTANDHVLRRLSLVWGVYAQLGQHSNTTDEMLENTVDESLKSGFVSHGDLVVITAGVPVSETGTTNLMKIHVVGDILAKAQGIGRKTAYGKVVIARNAEEALQKVKEGSILVTFGTDKEMVPAIEKCSALITEEGGLTSHAAVVGLNIGIPVLVGVENATDILKEGQEITVDAQRGVIYNGHASVL
- the ytvI gene encoding sporulation integral membrane protein YtvI, with the protein product MNMVYVNRAFRFVLVVGITIGSLLLIYYLSKVTYPFIIGLAIAFFMNPLVNFLQKKGKIPRGLSVLIALIIAFAFFAGLLTLLIAEIVSGAEYLAKVVPDQLDTLIRYIEHLIASQIIPFYDQLTSLFNSLGSGQQDTIMKNIQNVGSTIGKNLGDFIQHFFAFIPTIISWFPNAASVLIFSLLATFFISKDWDRLRAMAGRILPNKAKSSSQKVIADLQKALFGFIKAQLTLISITTVIILIGLLVLQVDYAITIALVTGLVDILPYLGTGLIFVPWIIYEVITGNINMAIGLGILYIVVLVQRQVMEPKVLSSSIGMDPLATLIALFVGFKLIGFLGLIIGPVMLVILTTLHKANVFRDLWSYIKGTEIRE
- a CDS encoding FxsA family protein, which codes for MRVLILLFILVPAAEIGVLLFSGNTIGIWPTVALLIITGVLGSYLAKKQGMNAIRKVQEQLAYGRLPGDEILDGVCILLGGVMLLSPGFLTDILGLILLLPPTRAVLKPMILKLLQKWMNKGTYTIIR